A region of Etheostoma cragini isolate CJK2018 chromosome 24, CSU_Ecrag_1.0, whole genome shotgun sequence DNA encodes the following proteins:
- the LOC117939585 gene encoding ras-related protein Rap-2a-like — protein MREYKVVVLGSGGVGKSALTVQFVTGTFIEKYDPTIEDFYRKEIEVDSSPSVLEILDTAGTEQFASMRDLYIRNGQGFILVYSLVNQQSFQDIKPMRDQIIRVKRYQQVPVVLVGNKVDLEEEREVSPSEGQALAEDWGCPFMETSAKSKTMVDELFAEIVRQMDFCPLPDRREACCPACSIQ, from the exons ATGCGGGAGTATAAGGTGGTGGTGCTCGGCAGCGGCGGGGTGGGGAAGTCCGCCCTCACGGTCCAGTTTGTCACCGGGACATTTATAGAGAAGTACGATCCGACCATTGAAGATTTCTACAGAAAGGAGATCGAAGTGGACTCCTCTCCGTCGGTGCTGGAGATCCTCGACACAGCCGGCACCGAGCAGTTCGCCTCAATGAGGGACCTTTACATCAGGAACGGCCAAGGCTTCATCCTGGTCTACAGTCTGGTCAACCAGCAAAGTTTTCAGGACATCAAGCCCATGAGAGACCAGATCATCAGGGTGAAAAG GTATCAGCAGGTCCCGGTGGTGCTGGTGGGTAATAAGGTGgacctggaggaggagagggaagtgTCCCCCAGCGAGGGCCAGGCGTTGGCCGAGGATTGGGGCTGCCCCTTCATGGAGACATCGGCCAAGAGCAAGACCATGGTGGACGAGCTTTTTGCCGAGATCGTGAGGCAGATGGACTTCTGCCCTTTGCCGGACCGGAGAGAGGCCTGCTGCCCCGCCTGCAGCATACAGTAG